One window of Sulfuricaulis sp. genomic DNA carries:
- a CDS encoding tyrosine-type recombinase/integrase, with protein sequence MSRPRRSENKGLPARWRHYHGAYYYQVPPGMENRWEGKKQFKLGSTLPEAYRAWAARLQAADTKLRTIDDLLDRYSLEVVPAKAPRTQAANSEAIRRLKAVFGGVPVIDFKPIHAYQYRDKRGKLAPTSANRELEVLSHAFTKAIEWGARETHPMIEGKFRKIPTPPRMRYVEDDEIVKALSLKPRRKRGSVLAVQAYMRVKLLTGLRRGDLLRLRIGDLQADGIHVQPHKTAQTTGKRLIIEWTQALQDAVDEAKSARPVHIAPWLFCNADGECYVKDNGTANGWDSMWQRFMDRVIKETGLEQRFTEHDLRAKCASDADTLAHAQQLLAHASSATTNRIYRRKPERVKPLR encoded by the coding sequence ATGTCACGGCCGAGACGATCCGAAAATAAAGGACTGCCCGCCCGCTGGCGCCACTATCACGGCGCCTACTATTACCAAGTTCCCCCCGGAATGGAAAACCGATGGGAGGGGAAAAAGCAATTCAAACTCGGAAGCACGCTACCGGAAGCCTACCGGGCATGGGCGGCCAGGCTACAGGCCGCCGATACGAAGCTGCGAACGATCGACGACCTGCTGGACCGCTACTCGCTTGAAGTCGTGCCCGCGAAGGCGCCGAGGACGCAAGCCGCCAACAGCGAAGCGATCCGTCGTTTGAAGGCTGTTTTTGGCGGCGTGCCGGTTATCGACTTCAAACCGATTCACGCGTACCAATATCGGGACAAGCGCGGCAAGCTAGCACCAACATCCGCAAACCGCGAACTGGAAGTTTTGAGCCACGCCTTCACTAAGGCGATTGAGTGGGGTGCGCGAGAAACGCACCCTATGATCGAAGGGAAGTTCCGTAAAATACCGACCCCGCCACGCATGCGATACGTGGAGGACGACGAGATCGTCAAGGCGTTATCCCTCAAGCCGCGCCGCAAGCGCGGCAGCGTGCTGGCGGTGCAGGCTTACATGCGCGTCAAGCTGTTGACTGGGCTACGCCGTGGCGATCTGCTGCGCCTTCGTATCGGCGACCTGCAAGCAGACGGCATCCATGTGCAGCCGCACAAAACCGCGCAAACCACGGGGAAGCGCCTGATTATAGAATGGACGCAGGCTCTACAGGATGCCGTGGATGAAGCGAAATCGGCACGCCCGGTGCATATCGCACCGTGGCTGTTCTGCAACGCTGACGGCGAATGCTATGTGAAGGACAACGGCACCGCGAACGGCTGGGATAGCATGTGGCAGCGGTTCATGGATCGCGTAATAAAGGAAACAGGTCTTGAGCAGCGGTTCACGGAACACGACCTGAGGGCTAAGTGCGCCTCCGATGCCGACACCCTGGCGCACGCGCAGCAACTACTCGCGCACGCCAGCAGCGCCACAACAAACAGGATTTACCGGCGGAAACCGGAGCGAGTAAAACCACTGCGCTGA
- a CDS encoding DUF4224 domain-containing protein, producing MFLTTDEMRDLTGRVRHGAQTRWLRANGFEALRDADGRPLVLRAAVEVRMGATLPFSTRSRGAEPNWDTLNVTAETIRK from the coding sequence ATGTTTTTGACCACCGACGAAATGCGCGACCTGACCGGACGAGTGCGACACGGCGCACAAACACGCTGGCTGCGCGCTAACGGATTCGAGGCGCTGCGGGACGCCGATGGGCGCCCGCTTGTGCTCCGTGCCGCTGTTGAGGTTAGAATGGGTGCCACCCTGCCCTTCTCCACTCGCTCGCGCGGGGCCGAACCTAACTGGGATACGCTGAATGTCACGGCCGAGACGATCCGAAAATAA